The Rhizobium grahamii DNA window TGGTTTATATCCCAGAATGCCTATCCTGACGGACAATGCGGGGAACTCATTATGCTGAACGATACCGTGGTCTCGTCGATCCCGTTTGAAGCGCCAGTTGGTCAGCAGACTTTGATCGACCCGTTCAAGCGGGCCGTGACCTATCTGCGCGTCTCCGTTACCGATCGCTGCGACTTCCGCTGCACCTATTGCATGGCCGAGCACATGACCTTCCTGCCGAAACAGGAACTGCTGACGCTCGAGGAGTTGCACCGGCTCTGTTCCGCCTTCATCGCCAAGGGTGTGCGCAAGCTGCGGCTGACCGGCGGCGAGCCGCTGGTGCGCAAGAACATCATGTATCTGGTGCGCGAACTCGGCAAACAGATCGGCTCCGGCCTCGACGAGCTGACGCTGACCACCAACGGCTCGCAGCTTGCCCGCTTCGCCGACGAGCTCTACGCCGCAGGTGTCCGCCGCATCAATGTCTCGCTCGACACGCTCGATCCCGACAAGTTTCGCCAGATCACCCGCTGGGGCGACTTCCACAAGGTGATGGAAGGGATCGATGCCGCCCAGAAGGCCGGTCTGAAGATCAAGCTGAACGCTGTGGCGCTCAAGGATTTCAACGACGCCGAGATGCCTGACATGATCCGCTTCGCGCATGGCCGTGGCATGGATCTGACCGTCATCGAGACCATGCCGATGGGCGAGATCGAGGAAGACCGGACCGATCGTTACCTGCCGCTGTCGAAGCTGAGGGCCGATCTCGAAGAACAGTTCACCTTCTCCGACATCGGCTACCGCACCGGCGGTCCGGCCCGCTATGTCGAGGTCAGGGAAACCGGCGGCCGGCTCGGCTTCATCACGCCGATGACGCATAATTTCTGCGAGAGCTGCAACCGCGTGCGGCTGACCTGCACGGGCACGCTCTACATGTGCCTTGGCCAGAACGACGCCGCCGACCTGCGCGCCGCCGTGCGCGCTACCGAAGACGATGGGCTGCTCTATGCGGCGATCGACGAGGCAATCTCGCGCAAGCCGAAAGGCCACGACTTCATCATTGATCGCACCCACAACCGCCCGGCCGTCGCCCGCCATATGAGCGTCACCGGCGGGTAATGAAATTACGGAAAGGAACAGCGCCATG harbors:
- the moaA gene encoding GTP 3',8-cyclase MoaA gives rise to the protein MLNDTVVSSIPFEAPVGQQTLIDPFKRAVTYLRVSVTDRCDFRCTYCMAEHMTFLPKQELLTLEELHRLCSAFIAKGVRKLRLTGGEPLVRKNIMYLVRELGKQIGSGLDELTLTTNGSQLARFADELYAAGVRRINVSLDTLDPDKFRQITRWGDFHKVMEGIDAAQKAGLKIKLNAVALKDFNDAEMPDMIRFAHGRGMDLTVIETMPMGEIEEDRTDRYLPLSKLRADLEEQFTFSDIGYRTGGPARYVEVRETGGRLGFITPMTHNFCESCNRVRLTCTGTLYMCLGQNDAADLRAAVRATEDDGLLYAAIDEAISRKPKGHDFIIDRTHNRPAVARHMSVTGG